The sequence TTCATAGGGCTTCTCTCCTGAGTGAGTTCTCTGGTGTTGAATGAGGTGTAACTTCTGGTAGAAGGTTTTCCCGCATTCAGTACATtcatagggcttctcccctgtgtgtgttcGCTGATGGACAGTGAGGGTGCCCTTCTGGCAGAAGGATTTCCCACACTGATTACattcataaggtttctctcctgtgtgagtcCTCTGGTGGATAATAAACTTGGACTTTTTACAGAAGGATTTCCCACATGCATTGCACTCATAGGGTTTCATTTCCAAATGAGTTGTTGGGTGCACACTGAGGTTTGACATTTGGAGAAAGGCTATTTCAGATTCGTTCCACTTGTAGGGTTTCTCCTCTATATGGTTAACAAACACGGTATCCTTCTGAAAGGCTTTCTGGCATTCGATATATTCAAAGGGTTTCTCCAAAATGCGAATGTTCTGGTAAATACTTTCTCCATTTAGAGCATAAGCCTCCCTGTTTTGGTTAAATTCATAAGGTTTATCTCCGAGATGAGTTTTTTCAAGCTTCACATGGAGAGGTGATCTCCCACAAGCACTACATTCATCAGGTTTCATTCTTGCATAGCTGCCATCACTACTAATATATTCTGAAATACACTTTAAACTCTTTTCACATGAATCACACTGATAGgatatttttcttgaagaaaCAGGGCTTGTTTCCACATTACAAGTCTTACCAAGACCATTACCTCTCCCTTCAGGCAGGGTTTTGTTGTTAATGGATTCAGTTTGCCTTGAATGTTTGTCTTCCTTTTCCTGGCTTCCCTCCATCAGATCATGAACTTTCCAGACTTCTTCTAAAAAGAGGCAAGATTAACCAATTTTTATGCAACTTCCTAGGTAAGAAATGACATGTGACTTGTACACAAGCATTTCATTGTGGCACAGGTCCTAGCTTCTTGGACAGGTGAAAACCATTCCAAGTGTATTTCTCCCCCTTATTATTTTGGTTTGGAATAAacttgcacatgcacacacacaagctccATGATCTCCagtggtgaagaaagctgataaaaacaagtggtaaagaatccacctgccgtgcaggagatacaggtctgatccctgggtcaggaagatgccctggaggaggaaatggcaacccactccagtacacttacctgggaaatgccatggacagaggagcctggcaggctacagtccatggggttgcaaagagtcagacatgactgagtacatgcacacattaatatttcaaaattttgttcAAAGCTGAGTACAGAAGGTAAAATAAAACGTGGAACAATGATCTGAAGACAGAGGATGCTGGATAAATGCCTGATTCTTAGATATGAAAGGGCTCACAGCAAACAGGTCAACTGATGGGGGAACAATGAGTTTAGCTGTTGCACAAGGGCCAGGAGGACTGTGCGAGAGGCAGGTCTCCACTTCACACCAAGTCGTTTCATATCACGTGGAGATACAGAGCACAGTCTAAGGTGCTACCACCTACACTGAGATGGTTTGGTACCAACTATGCCCCAGTTTATATTCAATTGCAAGTCTCTGCTCCTGTTGTTTTACTAAATTTGCCTGACTTCCAGCCTTTGATCTACTCAAAATCTATCTTTCCTGAGGCAAAAACCTGAGAAAAGATAGGTTTCCTCAGAATCTATCAAAACTTGAGGAAGGTGGGCGGAGAAGCCCAAGCAAAAAACACAGTCAACAGATTTCTTGATCAGACctagatttttttcctaaagcaTCACCTTGAGATGGAGTTGAAGTCGAAGGAAGGAAGAAACTGGTATTAGAGCTGAAAGTGAAAACTCTAAGGAGGGGTTGAATATTTGAGTTCAGACTTAAAGAATGTGTAATCTGGACAAATAACCCACACCTCAGTGAAACAGAAGAGACCTTTAGAAGTGTGGACCAAATGAAGTTTAGGAAAcaatacaaaattataatttcTGGGCAACATAGGgacaatattgtatgattctaaaaGGAAGAGGAATTTAAACTGCCTTTAGGAATCAACAGGGAATGGCTGTAGGCTCATCCTGTGAGACTAGTGATAAGATGGATTCAAAAGTCAGGGGAACACATCTTGCAAATCCAATGAGAATGCAGGAGCGCCTACCACTCTCTCAGGAAACACTGAACCAGGAACAGGTAGACAGAGCAGCATGAAACACATAAAAGCCTTAAATACCTGAGATAGGAGGACCTTCTGAAGAGCTTGTGGAATAAACCACCAGAGGGTGAGGCAGACCCTTCAGGGATGTTTCTGGAGGGGACAGGGTGGGGGTGGTAAATGAATCAGGACTCATTTCTCTGTCTCCTACTTGACCGAGCACCTGCTCAGACACAACATGATTCAAGATACTGCCGACAGAACAGAAAGTAAGAGACAAGATGAAAGTGAGCATCTGGTGGAATAGGGAGACCCTGTTATGCTATCACCAAACTCCAGCAGGAATGACCAGCGCCCATGATCAGGACAGCACAGGTGAACTGAGTTCACTGGTTTATGCATAGGATGGGGGCGTGAACTCTGACCTCAAAGAAAGAGAAGTGAGAAGTAAAGTCAGGGACAGAAACAAGCCTGAGGCAtttcttgggaaagaagaaagaaactagTGAGAACATGGAGAGTCAGGAGTTATCTCTAATGACAGACGATATATATGCCTGCCAACAAAATGCCATAAGAAGTTCTGAGGTTTAAGAGGAGGAAGGAAGCGAGCAGGTTTTGATTCAGAGCAGAAACCAGAGTGGGAAGCTCTACCAACACAAGCTGCTGTGGGGAAGGAAAAAGCCTTAGGGAGAGAGATTCGAGCTGCCGGAGTGCAAGAACAACTCTCTTCAATCACTTCTCAGGTGTGGCACCATTAAAAAGCTCCAGGGAAAAACACTCCTGAGTGACCACCCTCCTTACTGCCACCCCCCTCACACACCTGGGTGACTCTGAAGCAGGAATTCTCCTTCCACCACCCACGGCTCTTCTCCTTGCTCCAATTTGGTGATGACTTCTGGTTTGATAATGTGACACCCTGTTAATAGATACAAGAGAGAACTTGAACTTGGCTGCTGGGCTTCCAGATCTGTCATGTAAGCAAAAGGCTGGCTTATGAGCTACAGGAGAGAAGTGCCATTGGTGCTGTGCCAGAATCAGAACCTACCTTGAGGTAGAGACCACATGCCCTACCTGGTACCCCAGATGATTCGAGTTGTTCTGTCAAGTTCAAAGttaaagtgtgtgtgtctgtgtgtgtatgcttggTCAGCTGACTCTaggcaaccccacggactgcagattgccaggttcctctctccatgggattttccaagcaagaatactgcagtgggtttccatttctccaggggatcttcccaacccaattcagttttataagatcgaacctgaatctcttacatctcctgcattggcaggtggattcttttaccactgtgccacctgggaagcccataagttcAAAGTTAAAACCATTAAGTTAGAGGGAAATCTAATTTATCTCTCTCCTCACCCACAGAGATGAGGTGGCTGTAGTTCTCCAGCATCACGTCCCTGTAGGTCGTCTTCTGCTCAGGGTCTAGGTGCTGCCACTCCTCCTGTGTGAAGTCCACGGCCACGTCCCTGAATGACACTGACCCCTGTAATGGCACCATAGTGGGAACTGGGTGACATGGAGCAGATACATGGGGACAAGCGCTCACCCAGCTCACTGGTCAAGTTAACACTGTGTACCTTTTCTATATTATGGGCCTtatggaaggaaaataaatataatatactgCCATGAGTTTGCTCAATGtataggaaaaaaaggaaaatacagctTTACACTATGAGCCAGCAACAGTCCTGAGGACAAGACCAGCAGACAAGAGCCTGTGCCCTCAAGAAGCACAGGCCTGAGGGCAGTGTGCAA is a genomic window of Bubalus kerabau isolate K-KA32 ecotype Philippines breed swamp buffalo chromosome 23, PCC_UOA_SB_1v2, whole genome shotgun sequence containing:
- the ZNF12 gene encoding zinc finger protein 12 isoform X1; amino-acid sequence: MNQSLGSVSFRDVAVDFTQEEWQHLDPEQKTTYRDVMLENYSHLISVGCHIIKPEVITKLEQGEEPWVVEGEFLLQSHPEEVWKVHDLMEGSQEKEDKHSRQTESINNKTLPEGRGNGLGKTCNVETSPVSSRKISYQCDSCEKSLKCISEYISSDGSYARMKPDECSACGRSPLHVKLEKTHLGDKPYEFNQNREAYALNGESIYQNIRILEKPFEYIECQKAFQKDTVFVNHIEEKPYKWNESEIAFLQMSNLSVHPTTHLEMKPYECNACGKSFCKKSKFIIHQRTHTGEKPYECNQCGKSFCQKGTLTVHQRTHTGEKPYECTECGKTFYQKLHLIQHQRTHSGEKPYECSYCGKAFCQKTHLTQHQRTHSGERPYVCHDCGKTFSQKSALNDHQKIHTGVKLYKCNECGKCFCRKSTLTTHQRTHTGEKPYECNECGKFFSRLSYLTVHYRTHSGEKPYECNECGKTFYLNSALMRHQRVHTGEKPYECSECGKLFSQLSYLTIHHRTHSGVKPYECNECGKTFYQNSALCRHRRIHKGEKPYECYICGKFFSQMSYLTIHHRIHSGEKPYECNECGKTFCQNSALNRHQRTHTGEKAYECYECGKFFSQMSYLTIHHRIHSGEKPFECNECGKAFSRMSYLTVHYRTHSGEKPYECTECGKKFYHKSAFNSHQRIHRRGNMNVLDVGRLL